The Spirosoma foliorum genome has a window encoding:
- a CDS encoding pectate lyase family protein translates to MQLPSLFSYFSLFVSFIASAISPFCASGQSGFAKPLAFPGAEGFGKYTSGGRGGQVLVVRNLDDSGPGSFREAVTTRGPRIVVFAVSGTIALKSKILIRQNKLTIAGQSAPGDGICLKNYNLTIEANDVIIRYLRFRLGDEAKQQDDAITGLRQKRIIIDHCSMSWATDECASFYDNENFTMQWCLIAESLNKSIHEKGAHGYGGIWGGMGASFHHNLIAHQNSRTPRFCGSRYHKQPQRELVDFRNNVIYNWGINDVYGGEKGNHNLVSNYYKPGPATPPKLQSRIVNPSKPYGQFFVAENFVMGDSIVSKNNLSGGVQCDEPDSAIATEPFMVETLPEQTAQQAYEQVLAKAGASYRRDAIDARVVNDVRTGTASFGSQKRGIIDSQKDVGGWVDLKQAPAPVDTDADGMPDQWENSHDLDPNNPADASQFKLDDQYTNVEVYLNSLVL, encoded by the coding sequence ATGCAACTACCTAGTCTTTTCAGCTATTTCAGCTTATTCGTTAGTTTCATAGCTAGTGCTATCAGCCCATTTTGTGCATCTGGTCAATCTGGCTTCGCCAAACCACTCGCGTTTCCGGGTGCAGAGGGTTTCGGCAAATACACAAGCGGAGGACGTGGTGGGCAAGTGCTCGTTGTTCGAAATCTGGACGATAGCGGCCCCGGCAGCTTTCGGGAAGCGGTTACAACGCGAGGACCACGGATTGTTGTTTTTGCGGTTTCGGGTACCATTGCCCTGAAATCAAAGATCCTGATTCGACAGAATAAGTTGACCATTGCGGGCCAGTCGGCACCGGGCGATGGCATTTGTCTGAAAAACTACAACCTGACCATTGAAGCCAACGACGTCATTATCCGATACTTACGCTTTCGTCTGGGCGACGAAGCCAAACAACAGGATGACGCCATCACAGGGCTTCGTCAGAAGCGAATTATCATCGACCATTGTTCCATGAGTTGGGCAACCGATGAATGCGCATCGTTTTATGATAACGAAAACTTTACCATGCAATGGTGCCTGATTGCCGAGAGTTTAAACAAGTCTATTCATGAAAAAGGCGCGCATGGTTATGGTGGAATCTGGGGTGGCATGGGCGCTTCGTTTCACCATAATCTGATTGCTCATCAGAATAGCCGGACACCCCGCTTCTGCGGATCACGTTACCACAAACAACCCCAGCGTGAACTCGTCGATTTCCGAAACAATGTCATTTACAACTGGGGAATCAATGATGTGTATGGCGGTGAAAAGGGAAATCATAATCTGGTTAGTAACTATTACAAACCCGGTCCGGCAACCCCACCGAAGCTCCAGAGCCGGATTGTAAACCCATCGAAGCCCTACGGTCAGTTTTTTGTCGCAGAGAATTTCGTGATGGGCGATAGTATCGTCAGTAAAAACAACCTGAGTGGTGGAGTCCAATGCGATGAGCCTGATTCGGCCATAGCTACTGAGCCTTTTATGGTCGAGACTCTTCCCGAGCAAACGGCACAGCAAGCCTACGAGCAGGTACTTGCAAAGGCCGGTGCCAGCTACCGACGCGATGCCATAGACGCTCGTGTTGTTAACGATGTTCGCACTGGAACAGCTTCGTTTGGATCGCAGAAAAGAGGAATTATCGATTCCCAAAAAGATGTAGGTGGTTGGGTAGATCTGAAACAGGCACCCGCACCAGTCGACACCGATGCCGACGGTATGCCCGATCAATGGGAAAACAGTCACGACCTCGATCCTAACAATCCTGCAGATGCTAGTCAATTTAAGCTCGACGACCAGTACACCAATGTTGAAGTCTATCTGAACAGTTTGGTTTTGTAA
- the araA gene encoding L-arabinose isomerase, with protein MLDLKQFEVWFVTGSQHLYGEETLKQVDAHSLIIANFLGDKMPVRVVFKPVVKTPDEIYAICQEANVAPNCVGIITWMHTFSPAKMWIRGLTVLKKPLLHLHTQFNRDIPWNEIDMDFMNLNQSAHGDREFGFIMSRMRLNRKIVVGFWQDQAVIDKIASWSRVAVAAYELKTMKVVRFGDNMRQVAVTDGDKVAAEMTFGMSVNTHGIGDLVAVINQVTDAEIDLLVAEYADSYTLMNSLLKGGAQHSSLRDAAKIEIGMRAFLKDGNFTAYTDTFEDLHGMTQLPGIPSQRLMADGYGFGGEGDWKTSAMVRTMKVMAAGLKGGNSFMEDYTYHFDPVNPLVLGSHMLEICPSIAAGKPTCEIHPLGIGGKADPVRLVFNAPAGPAINVSLIDMGNRFRLLVNEVEAVEVPEALPKLPVARAIWKPMPDMQTGCAAWILAGGAHHTVYSQNLTTDQIEDFADIFGVELVVIDRNTNLRQLKNELRWSEAAYR; from the coding sequence ATGCTCGATCTGAAACAATTTGAAGTCTGGTTCGTAACAGGAAGCCAACATTTATACGGCGAAGAAACGCTGAAACAAGTCGATGCCCACTCCTTAATTATTGCCAATTTCCTTGGCGATAAAATGCCGGTTCGGGTGGTGTTTAAACCCGTTGTGAAAACACCAGATGAAATTTACGCCATCTGTCAGGAAGCCAACGTAGCACCGAATTGCGTAGGGATTATCACCTGGATGCATACCTTCTCACCCGCTAAAATGTGGATTCGGGGATTAACGGTGCTGAAAAAACCGCTCCTTCACCTACATACGCAATTCAATCGCGACATTCCCTGGAATGAAATCGACATGGATTTTATGAACCTGAACCAATCGGCGCACGGCGACCGGGAGTTTGGGTTTATCATGTCGCGCATGCGGTTGAATCGTAAAATCGTTGTTGGTTTCTGGCAAGATCAGGCCGTTATCGACAAAATTGCGTCCTGGAGTCGGGTGGCCGTAGCCGCTTACGAATTGAAGACCATGAAAGTGGTTCGTTTTGGCGATAACATGCGGCAGGTAGCTGTAACGGATGGCGATAAAGTAGCGGCCGAAATGACCTTTGGTATGTCGGTGAATACGCACGGAATTGGCGATTTGGTGGCCGTTATCAATCAGGTGACCGACGCCGAAATAGACCTGCTGGTGGCAGAATACGCCGACAGTTACACACTGATGAATTCGCTGTTAAAAGGTGGCGCCCAACACAGCTCCCTTCGTGATGCGGCCAAAATCGAAATCGGGATGCGGGCGTTCCTAAAAGATGGAAACTTCACAGCCTACACCGATACGTTTGAAGATTTGCATGGCATGACGCAACTACCGGGCATTCCTTCCCAGCGCTTAATGGCTGATGGCTACGGATTCGGTGGTGAGGGTGATTGGAAAACCTCAGCGATGGTACGCACGATGAAAGTGATGGCGGCTGGTCTGAAAGGAGGTAACTCGTTCATGGAAGACTATACTTACCATTTCGATCCTGTGAATCCGTTAGTACTTGGCTCGCACATGCTCGAAATCTGCCCGTCAATTGCAGCCGGTAAGCCAACCTGCGAAATTCACCCATTAGGTATTGGTGGAAAAGCGGATCCCGTCCGCCTGGTGTTTAACGCTCCTGCTGGCCCTGCCATCAACGTGTCACTCATCGACATGGGTAACCGTTTCCGACTGCTGGTCAATGAAGTAGAAGCCGTTGAAGTGCCCGAAGCTCTGCCGAAATTACCGGTAGCACGCGCCATCTGGAAACCAATGCCTGATATGCAAACGGGCTGTGCAGCCTGGATTCTGGCGGGAGGTGCCCACCACACAGTCTATAGCCAGAACCTGACGACCGATCAGATCGAAGACTTCGCCGATATTTTCGGGGTTGAACTCGTAGTGATTGATCGTAACACGAACCTGCGTCAGTTGAAAAACGAGCTGCGCTGGAGCGAGGCTGCTTATCGGTAG
- a CDS encoding alpha-N-arabinofuranosidase, translating into MKKQFITLLFASSSLLTLAQNKVTINASEGKHVISRHIYGHFAEHLGRSIYDGFYVGETNTKIPNKNGVRLDVVAALKKMKIPNLRWPGGCFADTYHWKDGIGPKAKRPKIVNTWWGGVTEDNSFGTHDFLNMCELLGTEPYLAGNVGSGTVQELSDWVQYVNFEKNSPMSNLRQQNGRQAPWNVRYWGVANEAWGCGGNMKPDFYANLYRQYSTFMNNRVGKERIFRIASGASDNDYVWTETLMKNIPGSLMEGLAMHHYSVLSWGEGKKGSATEFTDQEYFKTMQQALLMDELIEKHSAIMDKYDPEKKIALIVDEWGGWYNVEPGTNPGFLYQQNTMRDAVLAGATLNIFHKHCERVRMANLAQAINVLQAVILTKGDKLLLTPTYHVLEMYNVHQDATMLPVEVKSDDFVVDKEKLPAVSVSASRDKAGKVHISLVNIDPTKPQAISVDLKGIKAAGLTGRILTSANVHDHNTFENLTKIKPVVFNGAKVEGDKLTVTLPPVSVVVLEI; encoded by the coding sequence ATGAAAAAACAATTTATAACCCTCTTATTCGCCAGTAGCAGCCTACTAACGTTGGCTCAAAACAAAGTAACGATCAATGCCAGCGAGGGCAAGCACGTCATCAGTCGTCACATTTACGGCCACTTTGCCGAACACCTTGGCCGTAGCATTTATGACGGTTTTTATGTCGGGGAAACCAACACCAAAATTCCCAATAAAAACGGAGTTCGTCTGGATGTAGTTGCCGCATTGAAAAAAATGAAGATCCCTAACCTTCGTTGGCCGGGTGGTTGTTTCGCTGATACCTACCATTGGAAAGATGGTATTGGACCCAAAGCCAAACGCCCTAAAATCGTGAATACATGGTGGGGTGGTGTTACTGAAGACAATAGTTTCGGCACTCATGATTTCCTGAATATGTGCGAACTACTGGGAACGGAGCCGTATCTGGCCGGTAACGTGGGGAGTGGCACCGTGCAGGAATTATCGGATTGGGTTCAATATGTAAACTTCGAAAAGAACAGTCCCATGTCGAACCTGCGCCAGCAGAATGGCCGACAAGCCCCCTGGAATGTGCGCTATTGGGGTGTAGCCAACGAAGCCTGGGGCTGTGGCGGCAACATGAAACCAGATTTCTATGCCAACCTGTATCGTCAGTATAGCACCTTTATGAACAACCGTGTGGGCAAGGAGCGTATTTTTCGGATTGCCTCAGGCGCCAGCGACAACGATTACGTCTGGACTGAAACCCTCATGAAAAATATTCCCGGCAGCTTAATGGAAGGGCTGGCTATGCACCATTACTCGGTACTATCCTGGGGCGAAGGCAAGAAAGGTTCTGCCACGGAATTTACCGATCAGGAGTATTTCAAAACCATGCAGCAGGCGCTGTTGATGGACGAGTTGATTGAGAAACACTCGGCCATTATGGACAAGTATGACCCCGAGAAGAAAATAGCCCTGATTGTCGACGAGTGGGGTGGCTGGTATAATGTCGAGCCGGGCACGAATCCAGGGTTCCTGTATCAACAAAATACCATGCGCGATGCGGTTTTGGCCGGGGCTACGCTCAATATTTTCCATAAGCACTGCGAACGTGTTCGCATGGCCAATCTGGCGCAGGCCATCAACGTATTACAGGCGGTTATTTTAACCAAAGGCGACAAACTCCTGCTAACACCCACTTACCACGTACTGGAAATGTACAACGTCCATCAGGATGCAACAATGCTCCCTGTTGAGGTGAAGTCAGACGATTTTGTGGTCGATAAGGAAAAGTTACCCGCCGTATCGGTATCCGCTTCCCGCGACAAAGCAGGTAAAGTCCATATATCACTAGTCAACATCGACCCAACCAAACCACAGGCAATTTCGGTAGATTTAAAAGGTATCAAAGCGGCTGGCCTAACCGGGCGAATTCTGACCTCTGCTAACGTACACGACCATAATACCTTCGAGAATCTGACTAAAATCAAGCCGGTTGTCTTCAATGGCGCCAAAGTAGAAGGCGATAAGCTGACCGTAACGCTGCCGCCTGTTTCGGTGGTAGTCCTAGAAATCTAA
- a CDS encoding NUDIX hydrolase, with product MVHYTHPSRILVALDCIIFGFDGEELKLLLIKRNFDPERGKWSLMGGFLNEQEDLEEAAQRILYDLTGLTNNYLEQLQTFGAVKRDPVERTISVVYYALVNIQQQDINAIKSHNAYWINLSEKPDLIFDHNAMVDQALRQLRYKAALHAIGFELMPDKFTIPQLQKVYEAIYNTQLDRRNFSRKIISTELLIDTGEKDSNSVTKKGKLYKLNADKYQQYLTDYVGFFPELTLS from the coding sequence ATGGTTCATTATACTCACCCGAGTCGCATTCTTGTTGCGCTAGATTGTATCATTTTCGGTTTCGACGGAGAAGAACTCAAATTACTGCTGATCAAACGAAACTTTGATCCCGAACGCGGCAAATGGTCTTTGATGGGTGGATTCCTCAATGAGCAGGAAGATCTGGAAGAAGCCGCTCAACGTATCCTGTACGATCTGACGGGCCTAACTAACAATTACCTCGAGCAACTACAAACCTTTGGTGCGGTAAAGCGCGACCCCGTTGAGCGAACGATATCGGTCGTGTATTATGCACTGGTCAATATTCAGCAGCAGGACATCAACGCTATTAAGTCACATAACGCCTATTGGATTAATTTGTCCGAAAAACCCGATCTGATTTTCGACCACAACGCGATGGTGGATCAGGCATTACGGCAACTCCGGTATAAAGCGGCTCTACACGCCATTGGTTTTGAATTGATGCCCGACAAGTTCACCATTCCGCAACTTCAGAAGGTATACGAAGCGATCTATAATACTCAACTTGACCGGCGTAATTTCAGTCGCAAAATTATATCGACCGAACTCCTGATCGACACCGGAGAAAAAGACTCAAATTCAGTCACGAAGAAAGGGAAATTGTACAAGCTCAATGCCGACAAATACCAGCAATACCTTACCGATTATGTTGGTTTCTTCCCTGAGCTAACCCTTTCCTAA
- a CDS encoding L-ribulose-5-phosphate 4-epimerase, protein MYTSLKEECYEANMQLPKLGLVLFTFGNVSAVDRERGVFAIKPSGVPYEQLTARDIVICDFDAKVVEGTMRPSSDTKTHALLYKTWDKIGGISHTHSTYAVAWSQAGMDIPIFGTTHADHTHQDIPCAPALTDEMIQGDYEHETGHQIFNVFAEKGLSYSEMEMVLLQNHGPFTWGKTAEKAVYNSAVLEEVARMAYLTLQINTNTPRIKDTLRLKHYERKHGKDAYYGQGC, encoded by the coding sequence ATGTACACATCCTTAAAAGAAGAATGCTACGAGGCAAATATGCAACTGCCGAAGTTGGGCCTGGTGCTGTTTACCTTCGGTAATGTCAGTGCTGTTGACCGCGAACGGGGCGTTTTCGCTATCAAACCCAGTGGTGTTCCCTACGAGCAGTTAACGGCCCGCGACATTGTCATCTGCGATTTCGACGCCAAAGTGGTTGAAGGCACCATGCGCCCCTCGTCGGATACCAAAACGCACGCGTTACTTTACAAAACCTGGGATAAAATTGGTGGCATTTCGCACACACATAGTACGTATGCAGTGGCCTGGTCGCAGGCGGGTATGGACATTCCTATTTTTGGAACAACCCACGCCGATCACACCCACCAGGATATTCCCTGCGCCCCTGCCCTAACCGATGAGATGATTCAGGGCGATTACGAGCATGAGACGGGGCATCAGATTTTCAATGTGTTTGCCGAGAAAGGGCTGAGCTATAGTGAAATGGAAATGGTGCTCCTCCAAAATCATGGACCCTTTACGTGGGGTAAGACCGCCGAGAAAGCCGTGTACAACTCAGCCGTTCTGGAAGAAGTTGCGCGTATGGCGTACCTGACCTTACAAATCAACACGAACACGCCCCGCATCAAAGACACCCTGCGGCTGAAACACTACGAGCGCAAGCATGGGAAAGACGCGTACTATGGGCAAGGTTGTTAA
- a CDS encoding OsmC family protein — MQIKRNASAHWAGSGKDGKGTVSTASTVLNQSQFSFNTRFADGIGTNPEELAGAAHAGCFSMQLAFNIQGAGFTADSIDTQCTITLDTDSASISGSHLVVKASVPGLDEAKFQELVEHAEKNCPISKLFNTKISVDATLV, encoded by the coding sequence ATGCAAATCAAACGGAACGCTTCGGCCCATTGGGCAGGTTCAGGCAAAGACGGAAAAGGAACCGTTTCAACCGCCAGTACCGTACTTAACCAGTCGCAGTTCTCCTTCAACACGCGCTTTGCCGATGGCATTGGCACAAATCCTGAAGAGCTGGCCGGTGCGGCTCATGCCGGTTGTTTCTCCATGCAATTAGCGTTCAACATCCAGGGGGCAGGTTTCACTGCCGATTCAATCGACACTCAGTGCACCATAACCCTCGATACCGATAGTGCCAGCATCAGCGGCTCACATCTGGTGGTAAAAGCCAGCGTGCCCGGTCTTGATGAGGCTAAATTTCAGGAACTGGTTGAGCATGCCGAAAAAAACTGCCCTATTTCGAAGTTATTCAATACCAAAATCTCGGTGGATGCTACATTGGTGTAG
- a CDS encoding aldose epimerase family protein, whose product MKFLTQFLSLALLAGCVTMNSCTSKKETTEQKPGIEKTAYGQLPDGQTADLYTLHNADGMSASITNYGGIIVSLTTPDRNGKFEDVTLGMDSLAGYVKGTPYFGALVGRYGNRIAKGKFTLDGKTYSLATNNFGNHLHGGLKGFDKVLWTATPVEGDEPALKLTYTSKDGEEGYPGNLTVEVTYTLQKDNALKIDYQATTDKPTVVNLTNHTYFNLTGGAKRDILDHVVTLYADKFIPIDQTLIPTGKLQPVAGTPFDFTKPTVVGTRINDSTDTQIKYGGGYDHGWVLNGTGDSLKLAATVYEPTSGRVMEVRTTQPAVQFYTGNFLDGSVTGREGFPYKKRYALCLETEHYPDSPNQPNFPTTVLRPGETYKTTTIYQFSSKKE is encoded by the coding sequence ATGAAATTTTTGACTCAATTTTTATCTCTGGCCCTTTTAGCGGGTTGCGTGACCATGAATTCCTGTACGTCCAAAAAAGAAACGACCGAGCAAAAACCAGGTATTGAAAAAACAGCTTATGGCCAACTACCCGATGGTCAAACGGCTGATTTATACACGCTGCACAATGCCGACGGTATGTCTGCCAGCATTACCAACTACGGCGGAATCATCGTATCGCTAACGACGCCCGATCGGAATGGGAAGTTTGAAGACGTCACCCTGGGCATGGATTCGCTGGCGGGTTACGTTAAGGGAACACCTTATTTCGGAGCGCTGGTGGGTCGATACGGAAACCGGATTGCCAAAGGGAAATTTACCCTGGATGGCAAAACGTACTCGCTCGCAACCAATAACTTCGGCAATCATCTTCACGGTGGTCTGAAAGGGTTCGACAAAGTTCTCTGGACAGCCACCCCAGTTGAAGGTGATGAGCCCGCCCTTAAACTCACCTATACCTCGAAAGATGGCGAAGAAGGCTATCCCGGAAATTTAACCGTCGAAGTAACGTATACGCTACAGAAAGATAACGCATTAAAAATTGACTATCAGGCTACTACCGATAAACCAACGGTCGTAAACCTGACCAATCATACGTACTTCAACCTGACAGGTGGTGCCAAACGGGACATCCTGGATCACGTCGTAACTCTTTACGCCGACAAGTTTATCCCAATCGACCAAACGCTGATTCCGACAGGTAAACTACAACCCGTAGCCGGTACGCCGTTTGATTTCACCAAGCCAACGGTTGTTGGCACACGGATCAACGATTCAACCGATACCCAGATCAAATACGGCGGAGGCTACGATCATGGCTGGGTACTGAACGGTACTGGCGACTCATTAAAGCTGGCGGCTACCGTGTATGAACCCACCAGCGGACGAGTTATGGAAGTTCGGACAACTCAACCTGCCGTACAATTCTATACTGGCAATTTTCTGGACGGTTCTGTAACAGGTCGGGAAGGATTCCCTTACAAAAAACGGTACGCGCTGTGTCTGGAAACCGAACATTATCCAGATTCGCCTAACCAACCTAACTTCCCAACAACGGTTCTTCGTCCAGGTGAAACTTACAAAACCACAACGATTTACCAGTTCTCATCGAAGAAAGAGTAG
- a CDS encoding ribulokinase, translated as MNNQYVIGVDFGSDSVRALVVNAQTGEAVGTHVHEYTRWKQGLYCDPATSQFRQHPLDYLEGLTATITGALAQAPADIRQQVVGISIDTTGSTPCAVDETGLPLALRPDFAENPNGMFILWKDHTANAEAEEINNLAHHWDTDYTKYVGGIYSSEWFWAKMLRTLRVDETIRAHAFSWIEHCDWISAVLTGNTNPLTLKRSRCAAGHKALWHSEFGGLPSNEFLTRLDPLLSGLRDRLFTDTHTSDQSMGHLSPEWAEKLGLSTNVVIGVGAFDAHMGAIGAEIEPYAFVRIIGTSTCDILMAPNEEIGHRLIRGICGQVDGSVAPGMLGLEAGQSAFGDVYAWFARLITGPVRELLGQEAADAMNQQLIPYLSVQAAKLPVTKNDVIALDWINGRRTPDANHTLKAAIAGLNLGTDASKVFKALVEATAFGSRSIVDRFLDEGVPIKKVIAIGGVAKKSPFVMQTLADVLNKPIQVASADQACALGAAMCASVAAGVHPTMEAAQHAMGSGFDAVYTPQPDKVAVYETLYAKYLKLGSFVEKEL; from the coding sequence ATGAATAATCAATACGTTATCGGCGTCGATTTTGGTAGCGATTCGGTCAGAGCCTTAGTCGTGAATGCGCAAACCGGCGAAGCTGTAGGAACGCACGTTCACGAATATACGCGTTGGAAACAGGGACTCTATTGCGATCCAGCCACGTCGCAGTTCCGACAACACCCGCTCGATTACCTCGAAGGGTTAACTGCCACCATTACTGGCGCTCTGGCCCAGGCCCCTGCCGATATTCGCCAACAGGTAGTCGGCATTTCGATAGACACTACTGGCTCTACTCCTTGCGCTGTTGATGAAACTGGTCTTCCGCTGGCGCTGCGCCCCGATTTTGCGGAGAATCCGAATGGTATGTTTATTCTCTGGAAAGATCACACCGCCAATGCTGAAGCCGAGGAAATCAACAATCTGGCGCATCATTGGGACACGGATTACACCAAATACGTCGGGGGTATTTACTCGTCAGAATGGTTCTGGGCAAAAATGCTACGGACGCTGCGAGTTGATGAAACCATCCGTGCGCACGCCTTCTCCTGGATCGAACACTGCGACTGGATTTCGGCAGTTCTGACGGGCAATACCAATCCACTGACACTCAAACGATCGCGTTGCGCAGCCGGACACAAAGCCCTTTGGCACAGCGAGTTCGGCGGTTTACCCTCCAATGAATTCCTGACCAGGCTCGATCCGTTACTCAGCGGATTACGCGATCGCTTATTTACCGACACCCACACCTCCGATCAATCAATGGGCCACCTCTCCCCAGAATGGGCTGAAAAACTGGGGCTTTCGACCAACGTTGTGATCGGTGTGGGAGCCTTCGACGCGCACATGGGTGCCATTGGTGCCGAAATTGAACCCTATGCGTTTGTCCGCATCATCGGCACCTCAACCTGCGATATTCTCATGGCCCCAAACGAGGAAATCGGACATCGACTCATTCGCGGAATTTGCGGGCAGGTAGATGGTTCGGTAGCGCCGGGAATGCTTGGTCTGGAAGCGGGACAGTCGGCATTTGGCGATGTCTACGCCTGGTTTGCCCGCCTGATTACAGGCCCTGTGCGCGAGTTGCTAGGACAGGAAGCCGCCGACGCGATGAACCAGCAGCTTATCCCCTACTTATCAGTGCAGGCCGCCAAGTTACCCGTTACCAAGAACGATGTGATCGCGCTCGACTGGATTAACGGACGCCGTACACCCGATGCCAATCATACACTTAAGGCAGCCATAGCCGGGTTAAACCTGGGCACCGATGCCTCTAAAGTTTTCAAAGCCCTGGTTGAAGCAACGGCCTTTGGTTCGCGGAGTATTGTTGATCGCTTTCTGGATGAAGGCGTCCCGATCAAGAAAGTAATCGCGATTGGTGGCGTGGCAAAAAAATCACCCTTTGTGATGCAAACCCTCGCCGATGTGCTAAATAAGCCCATTCAGGTAGCCAGTGCCGATCAGGCTTGTGCCCTGGGTGCGGCCATGTGTGCATCCGTAGCGGCTGGCGTTCACCCAACAATGGAAGCTGCTCAACACGCAATGGGTTCTGGTTTCGATGCCGTGTACACACCCCAGCCCGACAAAGTGGCTGTGTATGAAACGCTATATGCGAAGTATTTGAAGCTGGGATCTTTTGTAGAAAAGGAGTTATAA